From Pangasianodon hypophthalmus isolate fPanHyp1 chromosome 10, fPanHyp1.pri, whole genome shotgun sequence:
CTACATCACTTTAAAGATAGAGAAACATTCATTACACTGTTGTTCCCATGAATGCATTGGGTACTTTGATGGTCTAAGTTTAGATTTGCAATATGTCTATCAATATTTGTCCAATACACGGTTACTCTAATGCAGTCCAAGTGCCACACACAAGTTTATAGAGAACTAAAGATCCCTTTGAACCATGGGGGTCTCCTGAGTCTTGCAAGAGAAGTGAGAAAGAACTTTGAAGTGGGACATTCAAACACCTTGGACAGGGATACCAGTGGACACCTATGTCTCTCTGCTGGGAGAATGAAGACACAATGTTCAAGGAAGGCACAGGAGCTTGCATCAAGCAACTGGCATTGAATGCAACAGAGTGCAAACCAAGTGACAAGGCCAGTGCCTCCACCCACTCAGCTGAAGACGTCTACACCTGGTGGAACTGAATCTTCAGGAGTCACATCTTGGTCAGcctcttcatcatcaccatcaccatcaccatcatctgtACACATCAGTGTCCTTCAACCTACTATGACTGCTACACATGTTCTCAGGCTATTAAATTGCTCTGCCTTTTTGACATCCTGGAAGAGTGATTCTGTAGGGCTTTATAAAATGTGGCAATAATTTGATTCTGGACTTGTCAGATTATTATAATCAGAAAGGTGGGTCAGAGAGGCCACATGAATTCTGGTTATTTACATTATGTTTAATACTGGCTATGCCTCATGGATCACATTTTAAGAACCACTGCTCTAAAACACTCCTAAACATGTTTAGTAGGAAAATCACCAATTCTACCATCCACTTAAAAGAAGGATATGCATAGTATATCCAAAATATAAAGTCCTTATGTTGAACAAGACTTTTTAAAAGGCAAGGTTTTAAAGCAATTTTTTGTGGTCAACTATCCCAAATAGATGCCTTTTACATCCATGGAGCAAACTTATATAATTTACATAGATAAttactaaaatgtaaaaattgcaGAATTAAAATTACATTAGAATTATGTTATTGATGATAatgtatttactgtaataaAGTACAGTTTTTGTGAGCTGAgagtaatttttaaatatataaactgaATTTCTAATATATCAGGCAAGTTTGCCTTGAGCCCAGTGTTAGAGGAAAACAGGCTCCTGATTCGCTGTGACCTGGACAAAggtaaagtggttactgaaaatgaatgaataaaaaaatgaagttgCTATTCATTCAAGCTTTTATGTCTTTACAAAGTTTTATTTGCATGGACCTTCTAGTAAGTATAATTATGTATCACCAGTGTACAAGTgaaatccaaaatgttttgttaggaaaatgagaaagagattaaaaaaaaaaaagcctaagaACAGAACCTTATAGGACACCATATCACAGTctttaggtttaaaaaaaatctcaattaaTGCAAACAAATTGGCTCTAAACTCTACACTTAGCAAAACCTGTCTGTCTAAATTGACCATGTACTCAAGTCTGTCCAATAAAAGGTCATGGTCAATAATGTTAAATGCTGAAGTCCAACAGTACAGAACATAAACCTAACCACAAGCTGGGGCAAGCAGCTGATCACTTACCATGTTACCCAGTGCTTCTAGAAACCTGACTTAAATACAtcactaaaaatatataaatgtgtgttagaAATTGGAttatattagtttttattatatactgaggttaatatacagttaggtccggaagaatttggacaatgacaatgGATTTGAAGTAAAACAATCAAgctgtgatcaaagtgtagactttcagctttattttaagaggttggatgaaaatcctttgcagtcaatgaatacctgaagtctggagcccatgttcttaaacctcaaattctgagtttcctccctggagatgctttgtcaggccttcactgcagccaccttcagttgctgcttgtttgtgggtctttctgccttcagtcttgtcttcagtaagtgaaaagcatgctctattgggttgagatcaggcgactgacttggccattcaagaatattccatttctttgccttcgaaaagtcttgagttgctttcgcagtatgtttagggtcattatccacctgcactgtgaagtggcgtcctatcagttttgtagcatttggctgaatgtgagcagagagtatagccctatacacctcagaattcatcttgctacttctgtcagcagtcacatcatcaataaacaccagtgagcccgttccattggcagcgatacatgcccatgccataacacttcctttgacacatgatgtggtatactgtggatcatgagctgttcctttctttcaccatacttttctcttcccatcattctggtacaagttaatcttggtttcatcagtccaaagaatcttattccagaacatgggaggcttttttagatgttttctagcaaagtcaaatctggctttcctgttcttgaatatTACCAGTGGTTTACACCTtattgtaaaccctctgtatttatattcatgaaggcgtctcttgattgtagattttgacaatgatacacctaccttctccagagtattcttgacttcagTTGATGTTgcgaaggggtttttcttcaccaaggaaaggattctgcgatccaccactttagttgtcttcgttggtcttccaggcctttggatgttgttgagctcgccagtgcattccttctttttaagaatgtaccaaattgttgatttggccactcttaaagttttttctatctctctgataggtctcttttgttttttcagcctaatgatggcctccttcacttgcattgagatttccttggacttcatactggtagctccagtcgaacagctgccaaatgccaactcaatacctgatatcaactccagaccttttatctgcttcatttgtcttgaagtaacgagggaatggaccgcacctggtcaattaacttcttgtcagtcaattgtccaaatacctttgagcccctgaaaatggaggtactttgcttaaaatggctgtaattcctaaatggtaaatgccatatttttgtggaacctcttaaaataaagctgaaagtctacacttcgatcacatcttgattgttttatttcgaATACATTGTGGTGgtttataaaggcaaaatcacaaaaaactccatcattgtccaaatacttctggacctaactgtatatatatattcagttacTTTGTtctttggtgccaacagcaagTATGTTCAAAAGTCTACTGTTCTGTATATCTCACTGCTCATCATCGGAAAATACAGTCATGCTCAACACAATACGTGTTTAttcaaaagtgaaaagaggTGGAGACTGACAAGTAGCTGATCAAAGCAGTAACACAGAGATATACAGAGGCAGGAAATCCACAAAAGGTCTCCATTCATAGATGAATTCAACATTCATGAAACATGAGGTATGCACCACAGACacctgtatatttatattttgtagaCTAGCTAGGCACACATCAATTATAATTGATTTTTATCCAACCAGAAAAATACTCTGGGTAAAACAGacagttattttttaatttgtattttccGGTATTTAAGGTGAAAAGGATGTGAGtaagagtgtgtgggagtgaaaGATTTTGCACAGTGGAATTAAGAACACAAATCTttacacaaaacagaaatgtgaaTCTTCTTATTATTTGCAGAATGAGAGTTTTGCTTGTCGTCACCACTCTTGTGGCTCTGGCCAGTGCAGCCAGCATCTCTCTAGAAGACCTGGAGTTCAATGCCTGGAAATTGAAGTTTggtgagaatttttttaatgtctaatTAAACTATCAAACATGTTTTGCAAACCCCAaaatctgtctgtttgtctttctaaCATCAACACAATGCTTATATGAATGCAATTAAGAAGTAGAATAGCCATGcagcaatatatatatttttttaattaggtaAGATCTATAAGTCTGTAGAGGAGGAGTCTCAGCATAAGATGACTTGGCTGGAAAATCGCAAAGTGGTCCTGATACACAACATGCTGGCCGACCAGGGCATTAAGAGCTACAGACTTGGCATGACCTCCTTTGCAGACATGGTGAGAAGAAGATCATTATATGCATATACATTATGTATATAGGTATACACCAGGGAtgtcaaacatgtctgattaaATTAACGTTGTCTTTAAAATAactctctgttattccactcggggacaaaatagagcaataaaatgatactgacaaaatgtgttaatgatGTGTATTTCCTCAATAGCAAGCAAACAATTTGACTCTAACCatatatttttccaaaataacaaaggggtttcacagcaatgggggtGAAAACTTATGCAATCAAAaaatttactattatttaattgcaaaaaattttttacaaCTTATATTGATCCTATCTTAATTCAATATTATGATATATATTGTGAACATTTATGACATATAATTTggaattttttaatgaattgcagtctgtttatctgttttgtaggtgataaatgttaataaattagATGAATTGTTGATGTGTAATTTGtctaaaaaactgtttttgtagacaaaacacacacacacacacagtaaagagAGATATATAGCCTGACAAGTATAACATGATTATtgaaaatgactgaataaataaaaacatttcattactaTGGACCCCTTTACTGCTGCTTTTTGTGAACAAGCTGGGTGTAAAAAACAGGTAACTAATTTCACTTCATCTCCAACTCTAACAGAACAACCAGGAGTACAGAGAGACTGTGTTAAAGGGCTGCCTGGGATTCTTCAACAGGACCAAGAAACACAGTGCAGCTACGTTCCTCCTACAGGCAGGAGGAGCTGTTCTGCCAGATACTGTGGACTGGAGGGAAAAGGGCTACGTGACTGAGGTTAAGGACCAGAGGGATTGTGGTTCTTGCTGGGCCTTCAGTGCGGTAAGGGTTGACACATAGCTACTGCAACATGGCTTCTTTACTCCTGCTCCTCCACCAATCAATGCTACATGGGCAACAATTACAGGTCCTGGTGCACATAGGCATCTCTGTATCACTCCCTTTACTGTGTTCTCAAACTTTTCCTCCATCGTCTCTCCTCTCTTAGACAGGGTCACTGGAGGGCCAGACATTTAGGAAGACGGGGAAGCTGGTGTCATTGAGTGAGCAGCAGTTGGTGGATTGCTCCATGAAATATGGGAACATGGGTTGCGAGGGAGGCTGGATGGACTGGGCCTTTCAATACATTATAGACAACAATGGAATCGACACAGAGGAGTCCTACCCTTATGAGGCCATTGTGAGTAGAGCATGAAAATACTTTATTCAGATGGACAGGCACAACTTGTTGATGggcacataaaatatttttgtgaaactgCTTGCCTATTGCTGGTCTAAAACTGATGGGtggatatttatttaaccaGCTAGTATGCAATTTTACAAGATACAGTAATATGCAGCAAGAAAATCTCTGAGGTcacttcttcctctctctccacaggATATGCTGTGCAGGTTTAATCCAGCCACTGTGGGAGCCACTTGCACTGGCtatgtggatataaaaagtggAGATGAGAAGGCTCTACAGGAAGCTGTGGCTACCATCGGACCCATTTCTGTCGCCATAGACGCAGGCCACATGTCCTTCCAGTTCTATGAATCTGGTGAGTCTatcatgaaaatgtgaaaatgaaattacTACTTAgtagtttaattttatttggcATAATCTTTGGTCaattaatttacttaattattaaAGTTAATAATTAATTGCATAATGTTGGGACATTGACCCTTACATGATTGATTAAAGGTATCTATGATGAGCCTGACTGTAGCAGCACTGAGATGAATCATGGTGTCCTGATTGTTGGTTATGGCATGGAAGATGGACAAGACTACTGGCTGGTCAAGAACAggtactacaacaacaacaacaaccacagccACGACAATATggctttttatttctaaattaagGTATCCAAACTGTGACTTAAAGGATGAGTGCAGCAAATATATGAAATAGCTTTACACCATTCTAATTACTATTTACAACAACTCCAAtagttttaaattataaaatacaatcaCCTACGTTAAAAGCAGCGGCTCACATTAAGACCACTTAGCTCCCCActgattttattcttttgtttacaGTTGGGGTCTTGGCTGGGGTGACAATGGCTACATCAAGATGTCAAGGAACAAGAATAACCAGTGTGGTATTGCAAGAAATGCCAGCTATCCTCTGGTTTAAAGGTGAGTACAATA
This genomic window contains:
- the LOC113545068 gene encoding procathepsin L isoform X1, producing MRMRVLLVVTTLVALASAASISLEDLEFNAWKLKFGKIYKSVEEESQHKMTWLENRKVVLIHNMLADQGIKSYRLGMTSFADMNNQEYRETVLKGCLGFFNRTKKHSAATFLLQAGGAVLPDTVDWREKGYVTEVKDQRDCGSCWAFSATGSLEGQTFRKTGKLVSLSEQQLVDCSMKYGNMGCEGGWMDWAFQYIIDNNGIDTEESYPYEAIDMLCRFNPATVGATCTGYVDIKSGDEKALQEAVATIGPISVAIDAGHMSFQFYESGIYDEPDCSSTEMNHGVLIVGYGMEDGQDYWLVKNSWGLGWGDNGYIKMSRNKNNQCGIARNASYPLV
- the LOC113545068 gene encoding cathepsin L isoform X2; protein product: MASLLLLLHQSMLHGQQLQTGSLEGQTFRKTGKLVSLSEQQLVDCSMKYGNMGCEGGWMDWAFQYIIDNNGIDTEESYPYEAIDMLCRFNPATVGATCTGYVDIKSGDEKALQEAVATIGPISVAIDAGHMSFQFYESGIYDEPDCSSTEMNHGVLIVGYGMEDGQDYWLVKNSWGLGWGDNGYIKMSRNKNNQCGIARNASYPLV